A single window of Sphingobium sp. SCG-1 DNA harbors:
- a CDS encoding N-acetyltransferase yields the protein MAQNDVVISPVSGKAGLKAFVDLPWAIYANDPNWVPPLKAEIYGLLTPGKNPFFEHAEAQYFLARRGGTVTGRVSAHIDHLALKMSPEQGMGPGTGNFGMFEAMDEATAHALIATAEDWLRAKGMTRVLGPISLSIWEEPGLLIHGHDHPPTVMMGHNSPAYEAWIESAGYAHAKRLNCYEINIQKGFSPLIKRIVESGEKNPRIVVRKVDKKKFDEEAAIILHILNDAWGRNWGFVPITDSEIAFTGKKLRPIVYEDLIRIAEVDGEPVAFMMTLPDLNEALKPLNGSLFPFGWVKLLWWLRKPKLRSVRVPLMGVVQKLQSSRMASQLAFMMIEHTRRDAIANYGASRGEMGWILEDNQGMVAITKAIDAFTNKSYMIYEKRL from the coding sequence ATGGCACAGAACGACGTAGTGATCTCCCCGGTCAGCGGCAAGGCGGGCCTGAAGGCTTTTGTCGATCTTCCCTGGGCGATCTACGCCAACGATCCCAACTGGGTGCCGCCATTAAAGGCCGAAATCTACGGCCTGCTGACGCCGGGCAAGAACCCGTTCTTCGAACATGCCGAGGCGCAATATTTTCTTGCCCGGCGCGGCGGCACGGTCACGGGCCGCGTCTCTGCGCACATCGATCACCTCGCGCTCAAGATGTCGCCGGAGCAGGGCATGGGTCCAGGCACCGGCAATTTCGGCATGTTCGAGGCGATGGACGAGGCCACCGCCCACGCCCTCATCGCGACGGCTGAGGATTGGCTCCGCGCCAAGGGCATGACCCGCGTGTTGGGGCCGATCTCGCTCTCCATCTGGGAGGAACCCGGCCTGCTGATCCACGGCCACGATCATCCGCCCACCGTGATGATGGGCCACAACAGTCCCGCTTATGAAGCCTGGATCGAAAGCGCCGGCTATGCTCACGCCAAGCGCCTCAATTGCTACGAGATCAACATCCAGAAGGGCTTCTCTCCCCTTATCAAGCGCATCGTCGAATCGGGTGAGAAGAACCCCCGGATCGTCGTGCGCAAGGTCGACAAGAAGAAGTTCGATGAAGAAGCCGCGATCATCCTCCACATCCTGAACGATGCCTGGGGCCGCAACTGGGGCTTCGTGCCGATCACCGACAGCGAAATCGCGTTCACGGGCAAGAAACTGAGACCCATCGTCTATGAAGACCTGATCCGCATCGCCGAAGTGGACGGTGAACCGGTCGCCTTCATGATGACCCTGCCCGACCTCAACGAAGCGCTAAAGCCGCTCAATGGATCGCTGTTTCCCTTCGGCTGGGTGAAGCTGCTCTGGTGGCTCCGCAAGCCCAAGCTACGCTCGGTCCGCGTGCCACTGATGGGCGTCGTGCAGAAACTCCAGTCCTCTCGTATGGCAAGCCAGCTGGCCTTCATGATGATCGAGCATACCCGCCGCGATGCCATCGCTAATTATGGCGCGTCGCGCGGCGAGATGGGCTGGATATTGGAGGACAATCAGGGGATGGTGGCCATCACCAAGGCCATCGATGCCTTCACGAACAAAAGCTACATGATCTACGAAAAGCGATTGTGA
- a CDS encoding diacylglycerol/lipid kinase family protein: MVCVALLSNPQSTGNRQTLPRVRTYCAGNPDIFHYEVEQVDQIGRALQTIARVNPSVIVINGGDGTVQAALTELYQGEHFRDGAPPVAVLPNGKTNLIALDLGIHGDPVKALERIVHIAKTGLSDHVVVRELIALSDGKNDDRPVLGMFLGGAGLADYILYCRNKIYPLGLPNGISHALTALAVLFSVIFGMRGKFMPPTARPVSISLIRDGQLAGKFAVLIVTTLERLLLGAKTSDSKIGSLKLMAVDQNGPAVLRMLGAALIGRFGRQKMQGIYLEQGDTIRIEGDRSSVILDGEIFEANEGHAITLRSTAPVPFLRLAA, translated from the coding sequence ATGGTCTGCGTCGCGCTTCTGTCCAACCCCCAATCCACGGGGAATCGGCAGACGCTTCCGCGCGTGCGCACCTATTGCGCAGGCAACCCCGACATCTTCCATTATGAAGTCGAGCAGGTCGATCAGATCGGCCGTGCATTGCAGACCATCGCGCGTGTGAATCCGTCAGTGATCGTCATCAACGGCGGTGACGGGACGGTGCAGGCGGCGCTGACCGAACTGTATCAGGGCGAGCATTTCCGGGATGGCGCCCCGCCCGTGGCAGTCCTACCCAATGGGAAGACCAACCTCATCGCGCTGGACCTTGGTATCCATGGCGATCCGGTCAAGGCGCTGGAGCGCATCGTCCATATCGCCAAGACGGGGCTGTCCGATCATGTCGTGGTGCGCGAGTTGATCGCGCTGTCCGACGGGAAGAATGACGATCGACCCGTGCTCGGCATGTTCCTGGGCGGTGCGGGTTTGGCCGACTATATCCTCTATTGCCGGAACAAAATCTATCCGCTGGGCCTGCCCAATGGCATTAGCCACGCGCTGACGGCGCTTGCGGTGCTGTTTTCCGTAATATTCGGGATGCGTGGCAAGTTCATGCCGCCCACCGCGCGTCCGGTGTCGATTTCGCTCATCCGCGACGGGCAGCTTGCTGGCAAATTTGCCGTGCTGATCGTGACGACGCTGGAGCGGCTGTTGCTTGGGGCGAAGACGTCCGACTCCAAGATCGGCTCGCTCAAGCTGATGGCGGTGGACCAGAACGGTCCTGCCGTGCTGCGCATGTTGGGCGCGGCGCTGATCGGGCGGTTCGGCAGGCAGAAGATGCAGGGCATCTACCTCGAGCAGGGTGATACCATCCGTATCGAGGGCGATCGCAGCAGCGTCATTCTGGACGGCGAAATCTTCGAAGCCAATGAGGGTCACGCGATCACCTTACGGTCGACCGCGCCAGTGCCCTTCCTGCGGCTCGCCGCGTAG
- a CDS encoding ATP-binding protein produces the protein MNEADEDVPRGRRVVRRVLAVLIGLPLIIALCALLYFASMASRDRDMALNEQRHSFEVITLANQLDASIAKAETTLARYVISTDPDIGRLFQSQWREAGAELDALTRATRRSPWQRAAVVDLREAYTDRGKTLSDIGLRTTYDQKMGALSQFHKAGKAENLKHINERLTSIIRAENARLAERSTAVNLAGDRSARANQTYQLVGLVILVGSLCAAWAAMAAWADRRNVRRLADAEMIRADMLEAAVTKRTAQLQDANIRLKQEAADRAAAEESLRQMQKMEAVGQLTGGIAHDFNNMLAVVSGGLELARRKLHENPTTAQRHLDNAMEGANRASALTRRLLAFARAEPLLPAAVDPDALIRDMVELIDRTIGDQIVVSLEPSASGWAIFVDRHQLENAILNLCVNARDAMEGKGVLTIATAQATLAPGEVGECRGGEYIRLSVKDSGCGMEPDVLQRVFEPFFTTKPAGQGTGLGLSQIFGFVRQCEGEIRILSEPGAGTQVELYLPRRAMTAAQIAEMGSAPAEPDMTDLPPTRILVVEDDPRVLSQSMDAIAELGHLPVACPQPSEATTMLERYDDVGLIVTDVLMPGMSGPEMIASLPERFRSIPVLFVTGYAGDIENADMFEGHQVLRKPYTLAVLSRSISDAIGKGAPGANGSHRSETAEAAE, from the coding sequence ATGAACGAGGCTGACGAGGACGTGCCAAGGGGACGGCGCGTAGTGCGTCGCGTACTGGCCGTGCTCATCGGGCTACCGCTGATTATCGCGTTGTGTGCGTTGCTCTATTTCGCCAGCATGGCGAGCCGCGATCGCGATATGGCGCTGAACGAACAGCGGCATAGCTTTGAAGTCATCACTCTCGCCAATCAGCTCGATGCGTCCATCGCCAAAGCGGAAACGACACTCGCCCGCTATGTCATCAGCACCGATCCCGATATCGGTCGTCTGTTTCAGTCGCAATGGCGAGAGGCTGGTGCGGAACTCGATGCGCTGACGCGCGCGACACGGAGAAGCCCCTGGCAAAGGGCCGCAGTTGTCGACTTGCGCGAAGCTTATACCGATCGCGGCAAGACGCTGAGCGATATCGGCCTGCGCACGACCTACGATCAGAAAATGGGGGCGCTCTCGCAATTCCACAAAGCGGGCAAGGCGGAGAACCTCAAGCATATCAACGAACGCCTTACATCGATCATCAGAGCGGAGAATGCCCGGCTTGCCGAACGCAGCACTGCGGTCAATCTCGCCGGGGACCGCAGCGCGCGCGCTAACCAAACCTATCAGTTGGTCGGTCTGGTCATTCTGGTGGGATCGCTGTGCGCGGCCTGGGCGGCGATGGCGGCTTGGGCGGACCGGCGGAATGTGCGGCGGCTTGCGGACGCCGAAATGATCCGCGCCGACATGCTGGAAGCCGCCGTCACCAAGCGCACCGCGCAATTGCAGGACGCCAATATCCGGCTGAAGCAGGAAGCGGCAGACCGCGCGGCGGCGGAAGAAAGCCTGCGCCAGATGCAGAAGATGGAGGCGGTCGGCCAGCTTACCGGCGGCATCGCGCATGACTTCAACAATATGCTCGCCGTCGTGTCGGGCGGGTTGGAATTGGCGCGGCGCAAGCTGCACGAAAACCCGACAACGGCGCAGCGACACCTGGACAATGCGATGGAAGGCGCCAACCGCGCCTCCGCGCTTACGCGGCGGCTACTGGCGTTCGCGCGGGCCGAGCCGTTGCTGCCCGCCGCGGTAGACCCGGACGCGCTCATCCGCGACATGGTCGAACTGATCGACCGCACCATAGGCGACCAGATCGTCGTCTCGCTGGAGCCTTCGGCCTCCGGCTGGGCGATATTCGTTGATCGGCATCAGCTTGAGAATGCGATCCTGAACCTTTGCGTCAATGCGCGCGACGCAATGGAGGGCAAGGGCGTCCTCACCATCGCAACGGCGCAGGCGACGCTAGCCCCCGGCGAAGTCGGCGAATGCAGGGGCGGCGAGTATATCCGTCTGTCGGTCAAGGACAGCGGATGCGGCATGGAACCCGATGTATTGCAACGGGTATTCGAGCCGTTTTTTACGACGAAACCTGCCGGCCAAGGCACTGGCCTAGGCCTCAGCCAGATCTTCGGCTTCGTGCGCCAGTGCGAAGGCGAAATCCGCATCCTGTCCGAACCCGGCGCGGGCACGCAGGTTGAGCTTTATCTGCCGCGCAGGGCGATGACGGCGGCGCAGATCGCGGAGATGGGCAGCGCGCCCGCCGAACCGGATATGACTGACCTGCCGCCCACGCGCATCCTTGTGGTGGAAGACGATCCACGCGTGCTGTCGCAATCGATGGACGCCATTGCCGAGCTTGGCCATCTGCCGGTCGCGTGCCCGCAGCCGAGCGAAGCAACGACGATGCTGGAGCGCTATGACGATGTCGGCTTGATCGTGACTGACGTCCTTATGCCGGGCATGTCGGGGCCAGAAATGATCGCCAGCCTGCCCGAAAGGTTCCGCTCAATCCCGGTCCTGTTCGTCACCGGCTATGCAGGCGATATCGAGAACGCCGATATGTTCGAAGGGCATCAGGTGCTGCGCAAACCTTATACGCTGGCCGTTCTGTCGCGTTCGATTTCCGACGCGATCGGGAAAGGCGCACCGGGCGCTAACGGATCGCACCGCTCCGAAACAGCCGAGGCAGCAGAGTAA
- the lptF gene encoding LPS export ABC transporter permease LptF, whose product MLSATDRYIAKLIAVPLLSTLVIAAMLLVLDKMLRLFDFVAAEGGPVSVVWRMLANMIPEYLSLGIPIGLMLGILLAFRQLALSSELDVFRAIGMSYGRLLRVPYMYAIALALLNLGIVGFLQPYARYAYEGLRFELRSGALGASIKVGEFTTLGKRMTLRIEESRQKGTDLHGIFVRILGKDGQTLAVTAASGTFLATDDPDVIIFRLRNGVLVNNSPKYTAPRILSFSSHDLPIDLPQIERFRGRGDADQELTLPELVRVGKQTKESDLRNEVRANFHFRIVEVAMMLLLPLAALAFAIPPKRSTSALGVFLAIVFIVTYHKVNEYGEGVGSLGRIDPLIALWVPFLGFAALILWMYHVVAHRPGGQPISALEYAFSKFGKWIVRTLRLGRRRKSEGAPA is encoded by the coding sequence ATATTGAGCGCCACTGATCGCTACATCGCCAAGCTGATCGCCGTCCCTCTGCTCAGCACGCTCGTCATCGCGGCGATGCTGCTCGTGCTGGACAAGATGTTGCGCCTGTTCGACTTCGTGGCAGCGGAGGGCGGGCCGGTCAGCGTTGTGTGGCGGATGCTGGCGAACATGATCCCGGAATATCTCTCGCTCGGTATTCCGATCGGGCTGATGCTCGGCATATTGCTGGCGTTCCGCCAACTGGCGCTGTCGTCCGAACTTGACGTGTTCCGAGCGATCGGCATGAGTTACGGTCGCTTGCTGCGCGTTCCATACATGTATGCCATTGCACTGGCGCTCCTCAATCTTGGCATCGTCGGCTTTTTGCAGCCCTACGCACGCTACGCCTATGAGGGCCTCCGGTTCGAATTGCGGTCTGGCGCGCTTGGCGCATCGATCAAGGTCGGCGAATTTACCACGCTGGGCAAACGGATGACGCTGCGGATTGAGGAAAGCCGACAGAAAGGCACTGATCTACACGGCATTTTCGTGCGTATTCTCGGCAAGGACGGGCAGACGTTGGCTGTGACAGCGGCAAGCGGCACCTTCCTCGCGACCGACGATCCGGACGTCATCATCTTCCGCCTGCGCAATGGCGTGCTGGTCAATAATTCGCCGAAGTACACGGCCCCGCGCATCCTCAGCTTCTCCAGTCATGACCTTCCCATCGATTTGCCGCAGATCGAGCGGTTTCGCGGACGCGGCGATGCCGATCAGGAACTGACGTTGCCGGAACTGGTCCGTGTCGGGAAGCAGACGAAGGAAAGTGATTTGCGCAACGAAGTCCGCGCCAATTTCCATTTCCGAATCGTGGAGGTCGCGATGATGCTGCTCCTCCCACTCGCTGCTCTTGCCTTCGCGATTCCGCCCAAGCGGTCCACGTCCGCCCTCGGCGTCTTCCTCGCGATCGTGTTCATCGTCACCTATCATAAGGTCAACGAATATGGCGAAGGCGTCGGGTCTTTGGGCAGGATCGATCCGCTGATCGCGCTATGGGTGCCGTTCCTGGGCTTCGCGGCGCTGATCCTATGGATGTATCACGTGGTGGCGCATCGCCCTGGGGGGCAACCGATCAGTGCGCTGGAATATGCGTTCAGCAAGTTCGGCAAGTGGATCGTCCGCACCCTGCGCTTGGGCAGACGCCGCAAGAGCGAGGGCGCCCCCGCATGA
- the spt gene encoding serine palmitoyltransferase, translating into MTLSAQTANDAQTPDETAGARDLFSKFDPLIAEREALMATGVRDPFAIVMDEVKSPTLAIIKGKETILLGTYNYMGMTFDPDVVAAGKQALDEFGAGTTGSRVLNGTYQGHKDVETALREFYGMDHAMVFSTGYQANLGIISTLAGKGDYVILDADSHASIYDGCFLGNAEIVRFRHNSVEDLDKRLGRLPADAQKLVVLEGVYSMLGDIAPLPEMVAAVRKHQNCMILVDEAHGMGFFGANGRGVYEEQGVEQDIDFVVGTFSKSVGTVGGFCVSNHPKFDVMRLVCRPYVFTASLPPSVVATAATSIRKLMHAQDKRAHLWENSRRLHGGLKALGFKLGTDTPQSAIIAVILNDQAQAVAIWQALLELGLYVNMARPPATPAGTFLLRCSLCAEHSSEQVTQILGMFEAAGKATGALT; encoded by the coding sequence ATGACTCTTTCCGCACAAACTGCCAACGACGCGCAGACCCCCGACGAGACAGCGGGCGCGCGCGACCTTTTCTCCAAATTCGATCCGCTGATCGCCGAACGTGAGGCCCTGATGGCGACCGGCGTGCGCGATCCGTTCGCGATCGTTATGGACGAAGTGAAGTCGCCGACGCTGGCGATCATCAAGGGCAAGGAGACGATCCTGCTCGGCACCTACAACTACATGGGCATGACCTTCGACCCCGATGTCGTCGCGGCGGGCAAGCAGGCGCTGGACGAATTCGGCGCGGGCACGACGGGCAGCCGCGTCCTGAACGGCACCTATCAGGGGCATAAGGACGTCGAGACAGCGCTGCGCGAGTTCTACGGCATGGATCATGCCATGGTATTCTCGACTGGCTATCAGGCGAACCTCGGCATCATCTCGACGCTCGCCGGTAAGGGCGATTATGTCATCCTGGACGCCGACAGCCATGCCTCGATCTACGACGGATGCTTCCTCGGCAATGCGGAGATCGTGCGCTTCCGCCACAACAGTGTCGAGGATCTCGACAAGCGCCTGGGCCGCCTGCCTGCCGACGCGCAGAAGCTGGTGGTGCTGGAAGGCGTCTATTCGATGCTCGGCGACATCGCGCCCCTGCCGGAGATGGTGGCGGCGGTGCGCAAGCATCAGAACTGCATGATCCTGGTCGACGAAGCACACGGCATGGGGTTCTTTGGTGCCAACGGCCGCGGTGTTTACGAGGAACAGGGCGTCGAGCAGGACATCGATTTCGTCGTCGGCACCTTCTCCAAATCGGTCGGCACCGTCGGTGGCTTCTGCGTGTCGAACCATCCCAAGTTCGATGTGATGCGCCTCGTCTGCCGCCCGTATGTGTTCACCGCATCCCTGCCGCCCAGCGTCGTCGCCACTGCCGCGACGTCGATCCGCAAGCTGATGCACGCACAAGACAAGCGCGCGCATCTATGGGAGAACAGCCGCCGCCTGCATGGCGGGCTGAAGGCATTGGGCTTCAAGCTTGGCACCGATACGCCACAGTCGGCAATCATCGCCGTCATCCTGAACGATCAGGCACAGGCCGTCGCGATCTGGCAGGCGCTGCTGGAACTGGGGCTGTACGTCAACATGGCGCGTCCGCCCGCAACGCCGGCCGGGACCTTCCTGCTCCGTTGTTCGCTGTGCGCGGAACATAGTAGCGAGCAAGTCACGCAAATCCTTGGAATGTTCGAAGCGGCGGGAAAAGCGACCGGCGCACTTACCTAA
- a CDS encoding DUF2141 domain-containing protein, translating into MLKVLPRKEYRKVGAPLTALLIALGFAAAPATAQAIGPQAAACDRNTSSVLVHVEGIRARTGTLRVQLYEANPRTFLEKRQYVERVELAVPRSGPLNVCVAVPKPGNYALYVRHDANGSGKSDRSDGGGFSGNPHLSLGDLVFKRKPALTQTQFSVGNATREIRVTLNYVQGLSFKPLGA; encoded by the coding sequence ATGTTGAAAGTGTTGCCTCGGAAAGAGTATCGAAAAGTGGGTGCGCCGCTGACGGCGCTGCTGATCGCGCTCGGATTCGCGGCCGCTCCGGCCACAGCGCAGGCGATTGGGCCACAGGCCGCTGCCTGCGATCGCAACACGTCTTCCGTGCTGGTTCATGTCGAAGGGATCAGAGCGCGAACCGGCACGTTGCGGGTGCAATTATACGAAGCGAATCCACGGACCTTCCTCGAAAAGAGGCAATATGTCGAGCGGGTCGAACTGGCCGTGCCGCGTTCCGGCCCGCTGAACGTCTGCGTCGCCGTGCCAAAGCCCGGCAACTACGCGCTCTATGTGCGCCACGACGCGAATGGATCGGGCAAGAGCGATCGTTCGGACGGCGGCGGCTTCTCCGGCAATCCGCATCTCAGCCTTGGCGATCTCGTGTTCAAGCGGAAGCCTGCCCTTACGCAGACGCAATTTTCCGTCGGCAATGCCACGCGCGAAATTCGCGTTACCCTCAACTATGTCCAGGGCTTGAGCTTCAAGCCTCTGGGCGCCTGA
- the lptG gene encoding LPS export ABC transporter permease LptG, with protein MMLQFFPSKRVALYMGRLFLVRTIAVLALLVVVLQTLDLLGESSDVLAYPGNGDAQLWHYVMLRAPQIIARFLPFSVLLGTLITLATLNQNSEIISMKAAGLSAHQILAPLIVVAFGISVFSFVFNERIVARASASLDAWQAVEYGPAPPSSSVKTNIWVRDGNDLVTAAIVAGRSSSTQLRRVEIFNRVNNSLVHIIQAPRGHYDAKGGGWVLQGARDFDVVRGTTRSLGTVRFGHNIRPDQFTLAKVDANGLAIGALGSAIADLKDAGRPTAALEGSLWHKISGPLSALLMPLLGSVAAFGLARSGRLFIRAVIGMSLGFAYFVADNFALAMGNLGAYPPIMAAWAPFLLFLLVGETVLVRTEE; from the coding sequence ATGATGCTGCAATTCTTCCCGTCGAAGCGCGTCGCTCTATACATGGGCCGCCTGTTTCTGGTGCGCACCATAGCAGTGCTGGCGCTGCTGGTCGTCGTTCTTCAGACGCTGGACCTACTGGGTGAATCCAGCGACGTGCTAGCCTATCCCGGCAATGGCGACGCGCAATTGTGGCATTATGTGATGCTGCGCGCGCCGCAGATCATCGCGCGCTTCCTGCCTTTTTCCGTGTTGCTCGGCACGCTCATCACGCTGGCGACGCTGAACCAGAACAGTGAAATCATCTCGATGAAGGCGGCGGGGCTATCGGCGCATCAGATCCTTGCGCCACTGATCGTTGTGGCCTTCGGCATTTCAGTGTTCAGCTTCGTCTTCAACGAACGCATCGTGGCACGCGCTTCAGCGTCCCTCGATGCATGGCAGGCTGTCGAGTACGGTCCCGCTCCACCGAGCAGCAGCGTCAAAACCAACATCTGGGTTCGCGACGGTAACGATCTGGTCACAGCCGCGATTGTCGCCGGGCGCAGCAGCAGCACGCAACTGCGCCGGGTGGAGATATTCAATCGCGTCAATAACAGCCTCGTCCACATCATCCAGGCGCCGCGCGGTCATTATGATGCGAAGGGCGGCGGATGGGTACTGCAAGGCGCGCGTGACTTCGATGTGGTTCGAGGAACGACGCGGTCGCTGGGCACGGTCCGCTTCGGCCACAACATCCGTCCCGATCAATTCACCCTGGCCAAGGTCGACGCCAATGGCCTCGCTATCGGGGCGCTCGGCAGCGCAATTGCCGACCTGAAAGATGCGGGCCGCCCCACCGCGGCGCTGGAGGGCAGCCTTTGGCACAAGATATCCGGGCCGCTGTCCGCGCTGCTGATGCCCTTGCTAGGATCGGTCGCCGCGTTCGGGCTTGCACGCTCGGGCAGGCTCTTCATCCGCGCGGTAATTGGCATGTCGCTCGGTTTCGCCTATTTCGTCGCCGATAATTTCGCGTTGGCCATGGGCAATCTCGGCGCGTATCCGCCGATCATGGCTGCATGGGCACCATTTCTGCTGTTCCTGCTGGTTGGCGAGACGGTGCTGGTCCGCACCGAGGAATAA
- a CDS encoding fatty acid desaturase family protein, producing the protein MPQGTSKVERVAPRIADDATLLRIAAELNREFSVASPSLYWTDFLASTLLGYAGLTGAILLDNAALAVASGLVAMLALYRAASFIHELTHIRKGALPGFRVAWNALVGVPLMIPSFMYEGVHTLHHARTRYGTANDPEYLPLALMKPWSLPLFVVVAMLAPVGLILRFGLMTPLSVLIPPFRRVVEAQYSALSINPAFRRRPPEGEFKRQWYAQEAGACLFAMALVGSVFVFGWRPLLTYMAVHSAMTVINQLRTLVAHLWENEGEAMTVTAQYLDSVNVPPPSYLAPIWAPVGLRYHALHHLLPSVPYHALGKAHQRMVAALEIQPVYSRANYRGMMPLVAKIARSTMR; encoded by the coding sequence ATGCCACAAGGCACGTCGAAAGTGGAACGGGTTGCGCCGCGCATTGCCGACGACGCGACGCTGTTGCGGATTGCGGCCGAGTTGAACCGGGAGTTTTCTGTCGCCAGTCCAAGTTTGTACTGGACCGATTTCCTTGCATCAACCTTGCTCGGCTATGCTGGCCTGACTGGCGCGATCCTGCTGGATAATGCCGCGCTCGCGGTTGCGTCCGGGCTTGTCGCGATGCTGGCGTTGTATCGGGCGGCGAGCTTCATTCATGAATTGACGCATATCCGCAAAGGCGCGCTCCCTGGTTTTCGCGTTGCGTGGAACGCGTTGGTCGGCGTGCCACTGATGATCCCATCGTTCATGTATGAGGGCGTGCATACGCTGCATCATGCGCGCACGCGGTACGGCACGGCCAACGATCCCGAATATTTGCCGTTGGCGCTGATGAAGCCGTGGTCGCTGCCGCTGTTCGTAGTGGTGGCGATGTTGGCGCCAGTGGGTCTGATCCTGCGCTTTGGGCTAATGACGCCGCTGAGCGTGCTGATCCCGCCATTCCGCCGTGTGGTGGAGGCGCAATATTCCGCACTATCGATTAATCCCGCCTTCCGTCGCCGTCCGCCGGAAGGTGAATTCAAGCGGCAGTGGTATGCGCAGGAAGCGGGGGCTTGCCTGTTCGCGATGGCGCTAGTGGGTAGCGTTTTTGTCTTTGGATGGAGGCCATTGCTGACCTACATGGCCGTGCATTCGGCGATGACCGTCATTAATCAGCTACGCACTTTGGTTGCGCATCTCTGGGAGAATGAGGGCGAGGCGATGACCGTGACGGCGCAGTATCTGGACTCGGTGAACGTGCCGCCGCCTTCTTATCTGGCGCCAATCTGGGCGCCCGTGGGCCTGCGCTATCACGCACTGCACCATCTGTTGCCGAGCGTGCCCTATCACGCGCTGGGTAAGGCGCATCAGCGGATGGTCGCGGCGCTGGAGATACAACCGGTTTACAGCCGGGCCAACTATCGCGGTATGATGCCGCTGGTCGCCAAGATTGCACGCAGCACGATGCGCTGA